The genomic segment GAAGCGACGGCGCTCGGCGTGCTGGCCCATTTCACCAAGCCCTTTGACATTGACGAGCTGCGCAACACCGTACGCGAGCAGCTCGCGTCCTGACGGGGGATGGGGAGGATGGAGGCCGTCATCCGCGTGCGCATGAGCGCCTCCGACGCCCACTACGGCGGCCAGTTGGTCGACGGGGCGCGCATCCTGGCGCTGTTTGGCGACGTGGCCACCGAGCTCCTCATCCGCCACGACGGAGACGAGGGCCTGTTTGTGGCCTATGACGCGGTGGAATTTAAGGCGCCGGTTTACGCGGGGGATTACATTGAGGCGCGCGGGCGGATCGACCGCGTGGGGAACACCTCGCGGCACATGACCTTCGAAGCGTACAAGGTGATCGCCGCAAGCCAAGACCCCAACCGTCCCTCGGCGGCCACGGTGCTGGCCGAACCGGTGCTCGTCTGCCGCGCGTCGGGGACGTGCGTCGTGCCCAAGGAACGGCAGCGGAAGCCGGCCGAGTAGGCCCTGCCTTCGCGTTGTGGCCGCGCATCCGGTGGGCGGGCGGAAAGCGGCCGGCGTGGAAACGCTTCCGTGGGCGACGCCGGATCGAGCTTGCTGGATAGGGGGGCGATGGGGTGGAGAAACTCGTGATAACCGCGGCCGTGGTTGGCGCGGAGGTGACGCGCGCCCATCACCCGCGCATCCCGTATACCCCCGAAGAGATTGCCGACGAGGCGGTGCGCGCGTGGGAAGCCGGGGCGGCGATCATCCACCTGCACGCGCGACGCCCGGACGGCACGCCAACACAGGACCGCGACGTGTACGCCGAGATCATCGCCCGCATCCGCGCCCGCTGCGACGCCATCCTTCAGGTGTCCACCGGGGGCGCCATCGGCATGACGCCAGAGGAGCGGATGGCGCCGCTGGAGCTTCAGCCGGAGATGGCCACGCTGACGACGGGAACGGTCAACTTCGGCGACGGGGTGTTTTTCAATCCGCCCGACGTCGTGGAGCGGTTTGCCCGCGAGATGAAGGCGCGCGGCGTGCGTCCGGAGTTTGAAATCTTCGACGTGGGGATGATCGAGGGTGCGCTGGCGCTGGTGCGGAAGGGGCTGGTGGAGGGACACCTCCACTTTGATTTTGTGATGGGGGTTCCGGGAGGCATCCCGGCGACTGTGGACAACCTGGTCCACCTGGTGCGCCAGCTGCCGCCGGGCGCCACGTGGACGGTGGCCGGCGTGGGACGCCATCAGCTGCCGATGGCCGTGCACGCCCTGGTGATGGGCGGGCACGTGCGCGTCGGCTTCGAGGACAACGTTTACTACGCCAAAGGGGTGCTGGCCGAGAGCAACGCGCAGCTGGTCGAGCGGATCGTGCGCCTGGCCCGCGAGATCGGGCGGGAGGTGGCCACGCCCGACGAAGCGCGCGCGCTCTTGGGCATCCCGCAGCGCCGTACATAGCGGAACAATCTGCATCCAAAGGAGGAGTCACCATGCCGCTTGTCCCGATGACGGCGTTTTTGCCGCGTGCCAAAGCGGAGGGCTTTGCTGTCGGCCAGTTCAACATGAACAACCTGGAGTTTACGCAGGCGATCATCGAAGCGGCCGAGGAGGAGAAGTCCCCGCTCATCTTCGGGGCCAGCGAGGGGGCCATCAAGTACATGGGGGGTCCCGACGTGGTGGTGGCCCTGGCCAAGGTGTTCGCCGACCGTTCGAGCGTGCCGGTGGCCCTGCACCTCGATCACGGTTCCAGCTTTGACATGGTGATGAAGTGCATCCGCGCCGGGTTTACCTCGGTCATGATCGACGGTTCCCACCTGCCCCTTGACGAAAACATTGCCCTGACGAAGAAAGTGGTCGAGGCCGCCCACGCCGTGGGCGTCTCCGTCGAAGCGGAGCTGGGCAAGATCGGCGGAACCGAGGACGACCTCTCCGTCGACGAGGAGGACGCCATGCTGGCCGACCCCGACGAGGCCATCCGCTTCTGGGAGGAGACGCGCGTCGACGCCCTGGCCCTCGCCGTGGGCACGGCGCACGGCCTGTACAAAGGCGAGCCGAACATCCGCTTCCACATCATCGAGAAGGTGGCCCAAAACATCGAGGCGCCGATTGTCCTCCACGGCGGCTCGGGGGTGCCGGACGAGCAGATCCGCAAGGCGATCCGCCTCGGTGTGGGCAAGATCAACGTCAACACCGAAAACCAGGTGGCGTGCACGGAAACGGTGCGCAAGATCCTGGCCGAAAAGCCGTCCCTCTACGACCCGCGCAAGTACCTGGGTCCCGCGCGCGAGGCGATGAAGGAAGTGGTCAAGCAAAAGATGCGGCTCTTCGGCAGCAGCGGAAAAGCCTAAAACTTCGCGGAGGGAACGGGCGTGAAGCTGTTCATCGACTCGGCCAACATTGACGAAATCCGCGCCGCCCACGAGATGGGCGTCATCGCCGGGGTGACGACCAACCCGACCCTGGTGGCCAAGGAAGGGCGTCCCTTCCAGGACGTGTTGCGGGACATCATCGACATTGTCGACGGCCCGATCAGCGCGGAAGTGATCAGCACCGACGCGGAGGGGATGATCCGCGAAGGGGAACAGCTGGCGGCGCTGTCCAAGAACATCGTCATCAAGATTCCCATGACCGTCGAAGGCCTGAAGGCGGTCAAGGCGCTGACGAAAAAGAAGATCCGCACGAACGTCACGCTCATCTTCTCGGCCAACCAGGCGCTGTTGGCCGCGCGGGCGGGGGCGACGTATGTCTCCCCGTTCATCGGGCGCCTCGACGACGTCAGCCACAACGGCCTGGAGCTGATCGGCACGATCGCCGAGATCTTCGCCCGCCACGGCATCGATACGGAGATCATCGCCGCCAGCGTGCGCCATCCCCTGCACGTGACGGAAGCGGCCCGCCTGGGCGCCCATATCGCCACGGTGCCGTATAAGGTGATTGAGCAGATGGTCAAACACCCGCTCACCGACATCGGCCTCGAGAAGTTCCTGGCCGACTGGGAGAAGGCCAGGGCTGCCCAGCAGGCATAACCTCTTCCGCGCGGGAAACGGCATGAGGATGCCGTTTCCCCCTTCCTTTTTCCTTTTCCCGCGGCACATGTCGCCGCTTTGGTTCCCGCGCTTCCCGATCCGCTTTTCCCATGTGACAGTTGACCAACCCGTTTCCCCGTCGGAAAAAAGCCGCTTTGGTCTTCGCGGCCGACCTCGTTTGCGGTGCGCCGTTTCGTCTGTTTCCAAACTTTCGCTTGGCGCGGAAAAGGAGGGAATGGCTGTGGAACGCAGTTTGACCCTGGAGCTGGTTCGCGTCACGGAAGCGGCCGCCCTGGCCGCGGCGCGGTGGATGGGGCTGGGCAAGAAGGACGAAGCCGACGACGCGGCGACGACGGCCATGCGCCGCGAGTTTCAGCACGTGCCGATGGACGGCGTGGTGGTGATCGGCGAAGGGGAGATGGACGAGGCGCCGATGCTGTACATCGGCGAGCGGCTGGGGCAGGGCGTGCCCCCGGAGGTGGATGTGGCCGTCGATCCGCTGGAAGGGACGAACATCGTGGCCAAAGGGCTGTGGAACGCCCTGGCTGTAGTGGCCGTGGCCGACCGCGGCAACCTGCTGCACGCGCCGGACATGTACATGGAGAAGATTGCCGTGGGGCCCGAAGCCGTCGGCGCCATCGACATCAACGCTTCGGTGAAGGACAACCTGAAGGCGGTGGCCAAAGCCAAGAACAAGGACATCGAAGACTTGGTGGCCGTCGTGCTCGACCGGCCGCGCCACGCCAAGCTGATCGAGGAGATCCGCGAGGCCGGCGCGCGGATCAAGCTGATTTCCGACGGCGATGTGGCCGCGGCGATCAACACGGCCTTCCCCAACACCGGCGTCGACATCCTCTTCGGCATCGGCGGGGCGCCGGAAGGGGTGCTGGCCGCCGTGGCGCTGAAGTGCCTGGGCGGCGAAATCCAGGGCCGGTTGTGCCCGCAAAACGACGAGGAATACGAACGTTGCAAGCGCATGGGGCTCGAGGACCCGCTGCGCGTGCTGCGCATGGAAGACATGGTCAAAGGGGACGACGCCATCTTTGCCGCCACCGGGGTAACCGACGGGGAGCTCTTGCGCGGCGTGCGCTTTTTGAGCCGCACCCGGGCGACGACGCATTCCGTGGTGATGCGGGCCAAAACGGGTACGGTGCGCTTTATCGAAGGGGTTCACCGCTTGGAGCGGAAGCCCAGCTTCCAGCTTGTGGCGGAGGATGCCCAAGGAGCCGAACGCCCATGAATCTGTCGCTGGCCGAGTTGGAAAGCATGACCTTGCGCGAGCTCTACAAGCTGGCGCGCGCGTACCAGATCCCGTCCTACGGGAGCATGAAGAAGAAAGAGCTCGTCTTCGCCATCTTAAAGGCGCAGGCCGAACGGGACGGGTATCTGTTCATGGAAGGCATCCTCGACATCCTCCCGGAAGGATACGGCTTTTTGCGGCCCGTCCACTACCTCCCCTCCAATGAGGACATCTACATCTCCGCCTCGCAGATCCGCCGCTTTGACCTGCGCAACGGCGACAAGGTATCCGGAAAGGTGCGGCCGCCGAAGGAAAACGAGCGGTATTTCGGCCTCCTGCAGGTGGAGGCCGTCAACGGCGAAGATCCCGAGCTGGCTGCCGAGCGGCTGCACTTCGCCGCCCTCACCCCCCTCTACCCGCAGGAGAAGCTGACCCTTGAGACGACGCCGGACAAGCTGTCGACGCGCATCATCGATCTTCTCTGCCCCGTCGGAAAGGGGCAGCGCGGCCTCATCGTCGCCCCGCCCAAGGCCGGCAAAACGATGTTGCTCAAGGAGATCGCCAACAGCATCGCCACCAACTACCCCGACATCGAACTGTTTGTCCTCCTCATCGACGAACGCCCCGAAGAAGTGACCGACATGCAGCGGTCCGTGCGCGGCGAGGTGGTGTACTCCACCTTTGACGAGGTCCCCGAACATCACATCAAGGTGGCCGAACTCGTTCTTGAGCGCGCCATGCGCCTCGTCGAACACAAGCGCGACGTGGTCATCCTCCTCGACAGCTTGACGCGCCTGACCCGCTCCTACAACCTGATCATTCCTCCCAGCGGGCGGACGCTGTCGGGCGGCATCGATCCGGCCGCCTTCCACCGCCCGAAGCGGTTTTTTGGCGCGGCGCGCAACGTCGAAGAGGGCGGAAGCCTGACCATTCTCGCCACGGCGCTGGTCGACACGGGTTCGCGCATGGACGAGGTCATCTATGAGGAATTCAAAGGCACCGGCAACATGGAATTGCACCTCGACCGCCGCTTGGCCGAGCGGCGCATCTTTCCGGCCATCGACATCCGGCGTTCGGGGACCCGCCGCGAGGAACTGCTGCTTACGAAGGAGGAGCTCGAAAAGGTGTGGGCCCTGCGCAGGGTGATGCAGGACGGACCCGAATTTGTGGAGCTCTTTTTGCGCCGGTTGCGGGAGACGAAGAGCAACGCCGAGTTTTTGGCCACCTTTGACGTAAAGGAATGGGCCGCAGCGGGCAAGGGACGCGTCGCTTCCTCATAACCCATCAGGAATGGGTTTTCATGGATCAGAAATAACGATTTGCAGTTTCCAGCGTTTTTCTGTATGCTGGAGGTGGTGAAGGGGCTCAGAATTTTGGCACACTTATGGGCGACGATGAGGGGGCATGTGGTGCATGGAGTCGAAAGTGCGCGAGGAGATGGAACAGTACGTCCGGGAGCGGTTTCTGGAACTGTATCCCAAAACCAAAAAATCATGGAGACGATCAGCCAGATCGCCGGCGAGAGCGGCCTGGGGTATAGCCGGACGTACCAGATCTATCGCCGACAGAAAGACGAGATTTTTCGCCAGGTGGAACGGTTCTCGCGTTCGGAACTGAATGCCGCGCGCCCGAACCGCGAGGAGATCATCGCCTATATGACCCGGCTCATTGACGAAGAAGGCTGGGAGCGCGATCAGGCCATCCGCGAGGCGGCGCGAAAGTTTCAACGAAGCTACCAATTTTGTTATCAAATCTTGCTCAAGGCGCGTCCCGATCTGAAAAAGGCCCGCCGTAGGGGCGGACAAAGCGTCTATGATCTCCTGGAACGGCAGCCGCGATTGGATCACGTCGTGCGCCAGACGGCCATTCGGCAGCTGGTCAGTTTTTTGCACACCCTGGCGCACCTCAAGCGCAGCGTGCAGGCGGAGCACGAGCGGCTTTCGCGACAGGTTCAGGAACTGTTGGTTCAGCTCGGCAGCGTGCAGAAACAGGTGGAAAAGTGGATCGCCGAATTGGAGGAGCGCCCGGTGGTGGCGGAAAACGGAGCGGTCCGGGAGGAAGCGACCGCCGGGGCGGCCGAATCGGCGACAGGACGGGAATAGATCGGGTTCTAAGGTCGCGCGCGGGCGCATATCCTCGAAGCAAAACGCCTGTGTCCACAGGCGAAAGGCGAGGTGAGGGTATTGACGCTGCGGCGACTGGCGCTGTCATCCGCCGTGTTGGCCGGTGTGGGTATCGGCGTCTCGACCCACTCGGCCAGCGCGCGCCCGGATGACCACCACGCGGCGGCGGAACACGTGGTCAAGGAGGCGTTGTTTCGCACGTTCAGTCCGCTTGCCGTCGTGCCCGATCGGGTGTGGGAAGCCGAGCAAAGCCGCATCCCGGTGACGTACACGGTCCGACCTGGGGATACGCTGTCGCAAATTGCGTACCGTTTCGGCGTTTCGGTTCACGAGCTGATGGCCGCCAACGGCCTGCGCCATCCGCATACCATCCGGGCCGGGAAGACGCTCAAGGTGCTGCTGCGCAAAGAGCTATACGTCGTCGGCGTCGGAGAGACCCTGGACCAAATCGCCGAAAAGAAAGGGGTTGCCCTCGACGACCTGCTGCGCAACAATCCCGAAGTGCGGGCCTACGACGGACAAGTTTATGCTGGGCAGGTGTTGGTGGTTCCCCGCGACATGCCCAAAGGGGTTCCCTTGCCGAGCAAACGCAAATCGGTGGTGCGCGTGGCGAGTGCGGTGTCCTCGGAACCGCCGGCCGAAGAAGGGGCGGACCGCGAGCGATCCGTTCGCGCCACGCGCGCCAAACCCGGCCCTTATGCCAATGGGATGCCGCTTTCCTGGCCGGTGGCCGGGGAAATGGTCATCACCAGCCGCTTCGGCATGCGTTGGGGACGCCTGCATGAGGGGATCGACATTTGGCATCCCGATGAGTGGCGGACGCCGATCCGCGCTGCCCGCCGCGGCGTGGTGATCGAGGCGGGGGCGAGCGGTGGCGGGTACGGGCGCCTTGTGGTGATCGATCACGGGCGCGGCATAGAAACGGTTTACGCCCATTTGCGCCGGGTCGTCGTCTCCGCGGGGCAAACGGTTGAGACCGGCGACATCATTGGCTATATGGGGCAAAGCGGGCACACGACCGGCGTGCACCTGCATTTTGAAGTCCGCCTCTACGGGCGACCGGTCGACCCGCTTACCTACCTCCAGTAGGGGAAGGCACCTCCTGGGAAAGCCGGCGGCTTTCTTGTCCGCTCCAAGAAGTCGTGTTATAATCACATCATGTGCGCATGCCCGTCCAAAAAGGAGTGGCAGATTTTTTCGGGGAAAGAGGTGAACGAGCATGAAACCGGGCATCCATCCGGAATACAAAATCACCACGGTAACCTGCGCCTGCGGAAACACCTTTGAAACGGGTTCGGTAAAAGCCAACCTGCGTGTGGAAATTTGCTCGGCATGCCATCCGTTCTTCACCGGCAAGCAGAAGTTTGTCGATACGGGTGGCCGTGTGGACCGCTTCAAGAAAAAATTTGGCCTGTAATCCTCTCGATGATGTGCACGCCGGTTCCGCGGGAGCCGGTTTTTCTTTTGCGCGGGTGATGGAGATGGACAGAGGGAGCGGTGGGCATGCAACCCCTTAAGCGCAACGGATGGATTGAAGTGATATGCGGGAGCATGTTTTCGGGGAAAAGCGAGGAGCTGATCCGGCGGATCAAACGCGCGCGCATTGCCCGGCAGACGGTGCAGGTGTTTAAGCCGCGCCTGGACAACCGTTACGCGCCGGATGCCGTGGTTTCCCACAACGGCGCGCTGGAACAGGCCGAGAGCGTCGCCCGGGCGGAGGAGCTGCTCGATCGCGTGTGGCCCCACGCCGACGTGGTCGCCGTCGACGAGGTCCAGTTTTTCGACGACGCGATCGTCGACGTGGCTGAGGTGCTGGCGGGCCGCGGCGTGCGCGTGATCTTGGCGGGACTGGATCTGGATTTTCGCGGCGAGCCCTTTGGCCCGACGCCGCTTCTCATGGCGCGGGCCGAATACGTGACGAAGCTGCACGCCATTTGCGTCCGGTGCGGCCAGCCGGCGACGCGCACGCAGCGCTTGGTCAACGGCAGGCCGGCCCACTACAACGATCCGGTCATTTTGGTCGGTGCGGCGGAACGCTACGAGGCCCGCTGCCGCCATTGCCACGAGGTGCCGGGCAAGCCCGCAGCGGCGGGCCTGGCGCATCCGGCCGTGCCACAAGCTGACGGCTGAGGAAGCCATCGTCCTGCATGGCTCCTTTCCGGCCGGGCATCCTAACAGCAGGAGGTGGGGCCCATTGTGGCGAGCAGTACGGTGGTTCCTCCCGGCTGCGGTCTTGTGCGGTTGGCTTTCCGCATGCGCCCCGAACGCCGCCCCGGGCGGCGAGGGCTCGCAGGTGTCGCCCTACGGGGTGGGCGGCGATGCGGGACGGCGCGAGACGGGACGCATCACCCCCTTTGACACCACCGACGGCGGCCGTCGCGAATTGAACCCGAACCTGTTCCGCGGCCCGGGCTTTCAGGCCAATCCAACGGACCTGGCCGACCAACTGGCCCGGCGCCTGGAGCGCATCCCGGGGGTGGAGAACGCCACGGTGGTGATTGCCGGCGGGAATGTCTACGTCGGCTTGGATCTCGACCGCCGCACGCCCCCACAGACCGCCGACCGCATTCGCGACGAAGCGCGCAGCCTCGTTCGTGCGAAATTGTCGCGCTATGACGTCTATGTGACGGCCGATCGGTCGCTTACGGGGCGCTTGCTGGAAATTCGTGACGGTTGGCGAAACGGTACGCCGCTGGACAACTACAACGGCGATCTCCTCCGCATCCGACGGAGCATCGAAACGGCACCGTAACATCCGCGCTCTCCGCGCCCCAAGGGCGATGGGGAGCGTTTTTGCTGGGATCCGGTGTCGTTTTCTTTCCCGCATTGGCGTTGTAAAATATGATACTATGGATACCCCAACATCGAGGTGAACGGCCGTGTTGGAACGATTGGAAGCGGTCGTGGCGCGATATGAGGAATTGAGCCGGCTGCTGTGCGATCCGGAAGTGGTCAACGATCCGGAAAAGCTGCGCACCTACGCCAAGGAGCAGGCCGACTTGGAGGAGACGGTGACCACCTACCGCGCCTACAAGCGCGTGTGCGAGGAATTGGAACAGGCCGAGGCCATGCTGGAAGAAAAGCTGGACGACGAGCTGCGCGCCCTGGTTAAGGAAGAGATTTCCTCCTTGACCGAGCAGAAGGAGGCCCTCGAGACGCAGCTCAAGAGGCTTCTGTTGCCCAAGGACCCGAACGACGAGAAGAACGTCATCGTCGAGATCCGCGCGGCGGCGGGTGGGGAAGAGTCGGCCCTCTTCGCCGCCGACCTGTTCCGCATGTACACGCGCTATGCCGAGCGCAAAGGCTACCGCACGGAGATTCTCGAGGCCCATCCGACCGACCTGGGCGGGTTTAAAGAGGTGATCTTCACCGTCCAGGGGCGCGGCGCGTACAGCCGCCTGAAGTTTGAAAGCGGGGCCCACCGCGTCCAGCGCATCCCGGTGACGGAGTCGGGCGGCCGGATTCACACCTCGACGGCAACGGTGGCCGTTCTGCCGGAGATGGAAGAGGTGGAGGTGGAGATCGACGAGAAGGATCTCCGCATCGACACTTTCCGTGCCAGCGGCCACGGCGGCCAGCATGTGAACAAGACGGAGTCGGCGGTGCGCATCACCCACCTGCCGACGGGAATTGTCGTTTCGTGCCAGGACGAGAAGTCGCAGATCAAAAACCGCGAAAAGGCGATGCGCGTGTTGCGCGCCCGGGTCTACGAGTTCTACCGCAAGCAGCGGGAGGCAGAGCTGGCCGACGCGCGCAGGAGCCTGGTCGGCACCGGCGAGCGCAGCGAGCGCATCCGCACCTACAATTTCCCCCAAAACCGCGTGACCGATCACCGCATCGGCCTGACGCTGCACAAGCTGGACCTTGTCCTGGACGGCGACCTCGACGAGATCATCGACGCGCTCATTGTGCACGAGCAGGCCGAACTCTTGAAAAAGGCCGAGTGAGGGCCGATGGCCACCGTCCGTGAAGCCTTCCAGCGGGCTTCTCTTCGGTTGCGCCGCGCAGGGGTAGACAGCGCCGTGTCCGACGCGGAGCGCTTGGTGCGTTTCGTCCTCGGCTGGCCGCGCGAGCGCTTTTTTGCGCATCCGGACGCGGTCCTGCCGCCCGGGGCCGAGGAGCGCCTTGACGCCCTGGTGGCCCGGCGCGCCGCCGGCGAGCCGCTGCAGTACCTCCTCGGGGAGCAGGAGTTTTACGGCCGCCCGTTTCGCGTGACGCCGGCCGTGCTCATTCCCCGCCCGGAGACGGAGGTGCTGGTGGAGGCGGTCCTGGCGGCAACCGACGCGATATGGTCGCCGCATGCCGCCCTCGCTGCGGTCGACGTGGGCACCGGCAGCGGGGCCATCGCCGTGACGCTGGCCGCCGAGCGCCCGCGCTGGCGGGTATGGGCCGTCGACTGCTCCGCCGAGGCCTTGGCCGTGGCGCGGGAAAACGCCGCCCGCCACGGGGTGGCCGCGCGCGTCGCCTTCGCGTGCGGGTCGTGGCTGGCGCCGCTGCGCCGGGAGGGACGGCGCGTGCAGGTCGTCGTGTCCAACCCGCCGTACATTCCCACGGCCGACATTGCCGGGCTCGAGCGGGAAGTGCGCGACCACGAGCCGCGCCTGGCCCTGGACGGCGGCCCGGATGGCCTGAACGCGTACCGCAGCCTGGCGCGGGAGCTGCCCGACGTGTTGGATCGCCGCGCCGTTGTGGCCGTCGAGGTGGGGGCGGGCCAGGCCGAAGCGGTGGCCGGCCTCTTTCGGGCGACCGGCCTGTTTGCCCGCCTCACCGTCACGCCGGATTTGGCCGGCATTCCGCGCGTCGTCGTCGCCGTGCGGGAGGGGTGAGCGCCCGGCGCAGCGCCGGCGGGCCGGCTGCGGCTGCGCGCCGTCCGAACCTCCGTTCCCCGTTTGAACGTCCACCCACCCGTCGATACTGGGACCAGGGAGAGGACGGAGGGGAACAAGATGACGGATCGGTTGCGGTGGCTCGTTGCGTTGACGGGTCTCATTTTGGTCATCGTGTGGGTGGCGCACGGGCGCGCGACGAGCGTGACGGCGAACGTGGCGCTGCCGGATGCGGCGGATGCGGCCATTCCCGCCGAAGCGATTCGCTTTCGCGTGATTGCCAACAGCGACGCGCCGGAGGACCAGGCCGTCAAGCGGGCGGTGCGCGATGCGGTGGTGGCGCACCTGGAAGACGTGCTGCGCGGCGCGCAAAGCGTGGACGAGGCGCGCGCGCACCTGGCGAAGGCCCTGCCGACGATTGAAGCGCTGGCGGTCAAGACCGTGCGCGCCGCCGGCTTTGCCTACCCTGTGGACGTGACGCTGGGCCGGGTGCCCTTTCCGACCAAGCGCTATGGCACGCGCATCTACCCGGCCGGCGAGTACGAGGCCCTGCGCATCACGCTGGGCGACGGCCGCGGGCAGAATTGGTGGTGCGTCCTCTTTCCGCCGCTGTGCTTTGTGGACATGGCCGGCAGCGACGCCGTGGCCTCGCAGCCGGGGCCAGCGGCGG from the Calditerricola satsumensis genome contains:
- the spoIIR gene encoding stage II sporulation protein R, with translation MTDRLRWLVALTGLILVIVWVAHGRATSVTANVALPDAADAAIPAEAIRFRVIANSDAPEDQAVKRAVRDAVVAHLEDVLRGAQSVDEARAHLAKALPTIEALAVKTVRAAGFAYPVDVTLGRVPFPTKRYGTRIYPAGEYEALRITLGDGRGQNWWCVLFPPLCFVDMAGSDAVASQPGPAAAQAAEDERPVETRFFLLDVLRRLLEWLWG